A portion of the Celeribacter baekdonensis genome contains these proteins:
- a CDS encoding Hint domain-containing protein — MTSGSVILETAIPDQFRQPLDLVDFERHAGIRRSFHMVLGPNGRLWVAVEQGQNLSVLSLDLSAWRKETPIRITYSWCCETQNAWVGAENLETGAIKSKASAERPVPLHEDDLARILFAIDGPSLTPDVTCFAFADHVEPLGYSEGIAAKALVDTEHGPRPIETLTPGTLISTQSGGLSPLVALIETTLPNVGSMGLVRLRRPFQNLLQTLDVTQRCEILTEGVDTAYLFGLEDVSIKAIHIAPFLPATASLAGLVSKRYNLVLADFQAYHVAGIRVMPLALNHDPHQAGPTRLSHLNTTQIPKPCDAPASLLRHEALALLSDRYL, encoded by the coding sequence TTGACCAGCGGCAGTGTGATCCTCGAAACCGCGATCCCCGATCAGTTTCGTCAACCTCTTGATCTGGTAGACTTTGAACGTCACGCTGGCATTCGGCGCAGTTTTCACATGGTGTTGGGACCCAATGGTCGGCTTTGGGTGGCCGTCGAGCAAGGTCAAAACCTCTCTGTTCTGTCGCTTGATCTCTCCGCATGGCGCAAAGAAACCCCCATTCGCATCACCTACAGTTGGTGCTGCGAGACACAAAATGCGTGGGTCGGTGCCGAGAACCTTGAGACGGGTGCTATAAAATCCAAAGCCTCTGCCGAACGCCCTGTGCCCTTGCACGAAGACGATCTTGCGCGGATATTGTTTGCCATCGACGGCCCGTCTCTGACGCCTGATGTCACCTGTTTTGCCTTTGCTGATCATGTTGAACCTCTGGGATATTCTGAAGGCATCGCCGCCAAAGCACTGGTCGACACCGAACATGGCCCGCGCCCGATCGAAACCCTCACGCCCGGGACGCTCATTTCAACCCAATCAGGCGGCCTGTCGCCCTTGGTCGCGCTGATCGAAACCACCTTGCCAAATGTTGGCAGCATGGGTTTGGTGCGCCTACGGCGCCCCTTTCAAAACCTGCTTCAGACCCTCGACGTCACGCAACGCTGCGAAATCCTGACCGAAGGGGTCGATACCGCCTATCTCTTTGGCCTCGAAGACGTGTCGATCAAAGCCATACACATCGCGCCCTTCCTTCCGGCCACGGCCTCTTTGGCTGGATTGGTATCGAAACGCTACAATCTCGTACTTGCTGATTTTCAGGCCTACCACGTCGCAGGCATTCGCGTCATGCCTCTCGCCCTGAACCACGACCCGCACCAAGCTGGACCGACCCGCCTCTCGCATCTCAACACGACGCAGATCCCAAAACCATGTGACGCCCCTGCATCCCTGTTGCGCCATGAAGCCCTTGCGCTTCTTTCCGACCGCTACCTGTGA
- a CDS encoding GNAT family N-acetyltransferase encodes MSITIRKTDDIKACLALRLMVFVEEQNVPLEDEIDAFDNEATHFLAQDKAGAAVGTARVIEADEIGKIGRVCVEKSQRGTGLGAALIEACLADLKTRPHIKTAKLGAQNHAIGFYERFGFRVIGDEYMDGGIPHHDMVLPL; translated from the coding sequence ATGAGTATCACCATCCGCAAAACCGATGACATCAAAGCCTGTTTGGCGCTGAGGCTGATGGTCTTTGTCGAGGAGCAAAACGTCCCGCTTGAAGACGAGATTGACGCATTTGACAATGAGGCGACGCATTTCCTCGCCCAAGATAAGGCGGGTGCTGCCGTGGGCACCGCGCGTGTCATCGAAGCCGATGAAATTGGCAAAATAGGCCGGGTTTGTGTCGAAAAGTCACAAAGAGGCACGGGGCTTGGCGCAGCTCTGATTGAGGCGTGTTTGGCAGACCTCAAGACCCGCCCTCACATCAAAACCGCGAAACTTGGCGCGCAAAACCACGCCATCGGATTTTATGAACGGTTCGGTTTTCGCGTGATTGGTGACGAATATATGGACGGTGGCATTCCGCATCACGACATGGTTCTCCCCCTGTGA
- a CDS encoding TIGR04282 family arsenosugar biosynthesis glycosyltransferase: MVKEPHPGRVKTRLGCDIGMVHAAWWFRHQALGTIRRLRDPRWDIVLAVSPDHEGLLSRVWPADLIKIPQGHGDLGARMTRVLRASAPHPTCVIGADIPGLQKCHIRQAFAGLGSYSGVIGPATDGGYWLIGMRHPAQQPSGFLTSVRWSTRWAREDTLNSAKDMNWAELETLSDVDDLTDLRRLSGRG, from the coding sequence ATGGTCAAAGAACCGCATCCTGGTCGAGTCAAAACCCGTCTGGGCTGCGACATTGGCATGGTGCACGCGGCGTGGTGGTTTCGTCACCAAGCGCTCGGGACGATCCGCCGCCTGCGCGATCCGCGTTGGGATATTGTGTTGGCTGTATCGCCAGATCACGAGGGTCTGTTAAGTCGAGTGTGGCCCGCTGATCTTATCAAAATTCCACAAGGCCATGGTGATCTCGGTGCCCGTATGACGCGCGTGCTGCGAGCCAGCGCTCCGCATCCAACCTGTGTCATTGGCGCCGATATTCCGGGCCTTCAAAAATGCCACATTCGACAGGCTTTTGCTGGATTAGGGTCATATTCTGGTGTGATCGGCCCCGCTACGGATGGGGGGTATTGGCTCATCGGGATGCGCCATCCGGCGCAGCAACCTTCGGGTTTCTTAACCTCTGTGCGCTGGTCCACGCGTTGGGCGCGGGAGGATACACTCAACTCCGCCAAAGACATGAATTGGGCCGAGTTAGAGACGCTTTCGGACGTCGATGACCTTACTGATTTGCGCCGATTGAGCGGACGCGGCTGA
- the dapE gene encoding succinyl-diaminopimelate desuccinylase produces MALDTPLDPVQLTADLIRCPSVTPNEAGALVLLERVLTGAGFTCVRVDRNGTPNLFARWGDKGAARSLGFNGHTDVVPVGDVEAWTHDPFGGEITDGVLWGRGATDMKSGVAAFVAAACDYATQTQPKDDAIIITITGDEEGDATDGTVALLDWMAQNGEAMSDCIVGEPTCPNTMGEMMKIGRRGSLTAYFTARGTQGHVAYPHQTHNPVPVLARLMADLSAHTLDQGTAHFDPSNLEVTTFDTGNPATNVVPALCQATVNIRFNDAHSGASLSDWLRAKAARMAEETGIEIEVRFSISGESFLTPPGVFVDLVAGSVEAVTGVRPELSTTGGTSDARFVKNHCPVLEFGLVGKTMHKVDEQVSVSQIEDLKKVYSRLIGDYFV; encoded by the coding sequence ATGGCGCTCGATACACCGCTCGATCCGGTTCAACTGACAGCCGACCTGATCCGCTGTCCAAGCGTCACACCAAACGAGGCCGGTGCGTTGGTCCTGCTGGAGCGGGTGTTGACGGGGGCCGGATTTACCTGTGTTCGGGTCGATCGAAATGGCACGCCGAACCTGTTCGCCCGTTGGGGCGACAAAGGCGCGGCCCGCAGCTTGGGCTTCAATGGTCACACGGATGTTGTCCCTGTCGGGGATGTTGAGGCTTGGACCCATGATCCATTTGGTGGCGAGATCACCGATGGTGTACTGTGGGGCCGCGGGGCCACAGATATGAAATCCGGCGTGGCAGCTTTTGTTGCCGCCGCTTGCGACTATGCGACCCAAACTCAGCCCAAAGATGACGCCATCATCATCACCATCACCGGTGATGAAGAGGGTGATGCCACGGACGGCACTGTCGCTTTGCTCGATTGGATGGCGCAAAACGGTGAGGCGATGAGCGACTGTATTGTTGGCGAACCGACCTGCCCGAACACCATGGGTGAGATGATGAAAATCGGACGGCGCGGCTCTCTCACCGCGTATTTCACCGCACGCGGCACTCAGGGCCATGTCGCCTACCCGCATCAGACCCACAATCCGGTTCCAGTTTTGGCGCGGCTGATGGCCGATCTTTCGGCGCATACGCTGGATCAGGGCACGGCACATTTTGACCCGAGCAACCTCGAAGTCACAACATTTGACACAGGCAATCCGGCGACCAACGTGGTTCCGGCACTCTGTCAGGCCACCGTCAACATTCGCTTTAACGATGCTCACTCAGGCGCGTCTCTGTCCGACTGGTTGCGCGCCAAAGCTGCGCGCATGGCCGAGGAAACCGGGATCGAGATCGAGGTGCGGTTTTCCATTTCGGGCGAAAGTTTCCTGACCCCACCCGGTGTCTTCGTGGACTTGGTGGCAGGCTCTGTTGAAGCGGTCACGGGGGTGCGCCCGGAGCTGTCAACCACGGGCGGTACTTCGGATGCGCGTTTTGTCAAAAACCACTGTCCTGTGCTGGAATTTGGCCTCGTCGGCAAGACCATGCATAAAGTTGACGAGCAGGTGTCAGTCTCGCAAATCGAAGACCTAAAAAAGGTCTATTCTCGTCTAATTGGGGACTATTTCGTATGA